Within the Debaryomyces hansenii CBS767 chromosome E complete sequence genome, the region atcatTCCTAGgagaataattttattaatatatataattttgtataattataattttgcaagTTCCGTAGAATTTCGCATTAATAGAAAACAACCATTTCAAATTAATCGCAAATATTTGGTATGGCTTACAAATAGGCTactgaaatattaattctgTCCATACCACGGCTTCTACCAAAGGCAAATAGATAATCGAAAGATAGTCAGTTTACTTTCCCACAAGTAGCCTCGGCTTAATCGTTATCAATGCAATCTTAAGCTTTCTTGACGCATGCGTCAATTTGGAATTTGTTGCGAATTTCCAGAGGTTATAAGTGCAAATAGAATGAGTTAATCCGATCCAATTGAAAGTATCTGGTATTAAAACCCATCAGTATAAATAcatatcaatataaatacatatcaatataaatacatatcaatataaataccaaaaattatattacGCTGTATGCTGCATTAGagtaatgataatatttctcGGGAAATGCATCGCAGCAGCCTTGTGAAATACCTCCAATAAGTAagaaaatgcaaaaaaaaagtacCACAAAAGCCTAATGTTATACTAATATACACTGGAATCGAAAACTTACGTGTTACATTTGTGAGTCAATCTTTCTTCCGCATAAATCGTTACTGTAAAAAACAGGCTGTGAAATCAACCATTGACTTCTTATAAAAATGAACCATTATAAGATGACAAAGCCTAAAACTCTCACTAGTCATTAATTCCAAATGGTACCATATGCTTAGGAAATAGAGAAGCTTAGAAAATAGTTTCTCTATTTTCTACTTTACTATAAGTCAGCAGGAAACTTAGAACCTTCTGGTGAAAAGGCTCTGTCAAATAATAGCTTTCACCTTTTTCTTATCTGCTTGATCCATGACTAAAATAGTCAGCACCCACACCTTCCTCCGTATCAGCATGCAattagaatttttaaaaatctGTTTACAATGGCTCTTCTCAAACCCGACTCCATGACCCAACAATACATATGCTGTTTATCCGTCATCGAAACCTTGGTAGCAGAATCTGAATAATAAAGCAAAAAAGCACATGTTAGATATACCACACAATTAGTGAACATTCATAactaattaataaatcgaAAACCATATACAATGTccaattaaattcattgattatcaaataattattttgcaactagaataacaaaaaagaaaaaattgcatCTATACTGTAGTTCCACTGAATCAAATAAAGTGGTactatcaatttttctctaTGAAATTTCGGTCAGTCTATGAGTTTCTCTGGGTTTTCAAGTTACTCGTAGATTATAAATGGGTACAATGAACTCTGTATCGATTAATCATGCGTGCATATTGGGAATTTCTGCTCATACCACTATAATTGGCAGCAAAAGATCATAGCAAATATACTCTTCAAATTATTCCGATGACTTCCCGTTTGATTTTGACCCAGAGAGTCATTCTCATCGACGTTGAAACCTTCTGGAAGAGCATCGTTAATAGAAATTGATTCAGCTCGATGTAATTCTTGCTCAAGACTCAGTCTCCGTTCTTGTTGAGACTCATACGTAGGTATGAATTCTAGGGTTGACATTTCCTTTATGTACTGGATTTTTTGAATAGCTCTTTTGAATAGGCATAgccaaaatatcaatttatctATAGCTAGATTTGGCATGTTCAAGATTTTCGTGACATAATAACCCAATGTCTTTTTTTGGCTTATGCAGGTAACGTTGCTATAacaataattataaaaGGTAGGCCCTTGTTTTCCTAAAATTATTCAGCTTTTGcttttcaacaaatatgTCTATTACAAAAGTTTATGCTCGTACAGTTTATGATTCCCGTGGAAATCCAACGGTAGAAGTTGATATCTCCACTAACGAAGGTTCTTTCAGGGCAATTGTTCCATCAGGAGCATCTACAGGCATTGGAGTTAAGAGATGGAGACCAATCCAAATGGCTAGGAAAAGGGGTTACAAGGGCTGTTAATAATGTCAATGAGATAATTGGACCTGCTTTGATTAAAGCTGGTTTAGATGTTACGGACCAGAATTCGGTTGACAAATTAATGATTGATTTGGATGGTACCAAAAATGAGGAAAAGTTAGGTGCCAATGCTATTTTAGGTGTCTCTTTAGCTGTTGCGAAAGCAGGTGCAGCAGCCAAAAACGTTCCATTATATAGCCATATTTCCGATCTTGctaataaaaataaaaaccCGTTTGTTATACCTACTCCATTCTTTAATGTTTTAAATGGAGGAGTGCATTCTGGTGGAGCTTTGGTTTTTCAAGAGTTTATGATCACACCACTCGCAGCTCCCTCTTTCTTTGAAGGTGTCAGATATGCTAGTGAGGTTTACCATACGTTAAAGTCATTAGCAAAAGAAAAGTACGGTTTGTCTGCTGGAAACGTTGGCGATGAAGGCGGTGTAGTACCTAACGTGAATACCCCAAGAGAAGCGTTGGATTTAATTGTTACCGCTATAAATAAGGCGGGATATAAAGGCAAAGTTTTTATTGCTTTAGATCCCGCATCCtcagaatttttcaaagatgGCAAGTATGACATGGATTTTAAGAATCCAAACTCAGACCCATCCAAATGCTTAAATGGTAAGCATTTAGATACGCTTGTTTAGGGCCACTAGCATATATGATTTCTGTAATAGCTCTCATAGTACATTGGAGAGTCAAGATTGACAATAACGAATTAGCCCCGATGAAAAAAACCCTTGCTAgttttaaattcattagtTTCTCGTTTGGAATTATTggtaatatatatttgttgctcaatttttccaaaactATAAGGTACTTAGTGGCACAGAgtatttcaataacttgTTGGATTATTGCTGACACTTTCCTATTagtggtggtggtggttcAAACgaataaatctttaaaaGGAGATTCTCCACAGTTTCGGCGATTAGAAGGCTTCTGGTTTGGCACGTTTTACAACTCTTTTCTATTACTGTTGTTCGATAATCCTTATAAGTAATTTTGTCGGATACAAGTTGAACACCCTAGATTCTGGAATTGGAACAATTTGGGGTTAGggatttttgataaatactAATTCATGAGAGCTTAGATATTTATAGCATGTATTATCTCAAAATAACCTGAATGTTGAGTGAATTACCAAGACATATGGTGAGTTGCCCTgtaagaatgaaaatacTGACTCTggttgcaaaaaaaaattgttgtagataaaatataaataattgcCTTATGGGATTCTATAAATACGTTAGATCCAGACAAAGCTATCGATATGTATCAATATGGTACATAACGGAAAGAACTTAGTATTATCGATGTTAACTGCGACTGTAAAACGAGATCATCAATATGTTATCCCaacattaaaaaatttgatcCTTGATATATAATTGCAATATTAGAATCTTTGTAAAACTAGCTGACTACAAATTCGACTAtacttcattatcaaaagataAGTCTTGCAATATACTTTATAGAATCCCAAGATATGCCACTGCTTAAAGAACACCGAGAAGGAACATTTGGTTGCCGCGAATTCTCTTGAACCCTGAATATATTGAATGTCTTCGCTAAGAACATGAATTGTCTCTTTTTCAGATTTTTCATTGGTATCGTTATTCGAAGCTGGTGGTCCTGGATACCAAATGTGCTGACAAATACCCCCATCCCATTGACTTGATTTGTTTATTAGCTGAAGATAGAAATGCAGAAACTCCACAAGGAGGATGCACTCAGTTGAATAATGACATTAAGACAGACGCCATCGCTACACTCAATGCGCCACCCGCCCAATAATTGGAGCGCCCTCTTTGTGACAATGAAAATAACTTGGTAATACATTCACCTGATAAGGCTGACACAAAATGTCtgaaaagaatatttctgGTGTGCAACTGGGGAGTCATGTGTGTTGAAAAACAATATTGAAGTAGCTTGCAAAATCATCGGCGCGCTATGCGGAAAGAACATTACTCTACTATCACAGACAAATATAGCGCTCTATTATTCTATCgtaattaataatttgaatagaGTGTATCCCAGGGAAGCATTGATGCGTCATTGCGGCTAGAGTATGAAATATGCAAGTGAAGCTTAcgatgaaattattatctaaaCAGAGTGTGATTGGCTCACCATAAAATTCGGATATGAGCCCACATAGCAAAAACCTTCCTTCGGGTTGAAGGAGCCATCAAGAGAATTGACCccattaaattataaaatcatAAGGAACTGAGTTTTGTATTGATGTTAATAACAAAAGTCTTTAGGAAACTCTTATGAAAACAGGTTCTGCTGAGCCGATTGTATTTACCAATCTCTTGGATATCGTAGAAGTATTACTCTTTAGCTGTAAAAGCTCTTGATTTGCTTCGGTATCAGCAATTGTGGTGCCTTTTTGATTTCTCTAGACATAAGAGAGACTTGAAAGCATTAGTCAGAGGTATGAACTTTATTAGTGACTTCAATTAGAATTACAATTTGATTGTCCTTCGCAGAAATACTCTATAGATACACCAATACTTCATTACCTATAATGTAGTAGTAAGggtattttcattattatggCTTTTGATCTATTTGGACAAGAATTGTTAATTTTTGCTAACGTCATTCATTTTAGTAAGGAAAGTTTTGCATTGTCTTGGAGTCTTCCCTAGTGATAATACCTTATTCGAATGCAGTAAGTTGCATTTCAGTTGGTAAGAACTGCGATTCCATTGAGAACACATTTGAAGTTGCATATTGTAGAGAAACGCTTCAAATACTACAATTAATGAATAGACAAAGCAATTTAGCCTTTGTTACTTCGAACTTGAAAGGAACCGCCGATTAAAGACTTCCCCCATCACCTACAACATATTTATACATAGAAAGTGCTATCCACCCATTAATTGCCTATATAATTGCCATGCAGATTTACGTCAAATGGAACATTTATTATGTCCCGCTTGATATCTTTAACTTCCCGGGCCCGATCGTGTAAAAAGTACTGGCCGCTTTTTTTTATCCTAACCTGTAGGCGTTTGTCGGAAATTTGTCCCtacaattatatttatcctTCGAAGAAAATCCGACCGCCGTAGTTAACCGCACATATTTCTCCCCTCTTTTTAAAAAGACACTATTGCATGGCTAGAACCATTTCGCTTggagaagaaaaattccGTAATTAATCAGTGTCCAATAATCTAATTTATTCCGTACAAGACGTTCAACCGCCGGACAAATCGCAATCTCGGTATCGCGCTACATTGCCATCTGtttttattgttaattAGTAGTCAGTAATGTTGAACAGCTCCTCTTTACGAATAGACAACGGTccagaagaatatttatccACTGATCCGAACGACTCCTCCCGGGATCAGCATGTATGACATAAGCAAAAGGCATAAGTTTCACTTACACGGATTATCGCGGAAAGCTTAAGTATGGGGATCCTTTTTTCTCCCGAGTTTCTCCTTGGCATTAACCCCAGATATTAGTTGGTTTTGTGGAGCAACGGAAGTTCCTTTGCCCCGGggcaatttttcattgtATAGACCCCATACGTATGGGTATAAATAGGTAGACAAATCCTTCCCTTGAcatagaatatatttatttgaaaccAAAATTAGTTCAATtaacttcaagaaaaaaaaagaagtCTTTGCTAATATTTGTTTAAGTTAgaagaatatattcaatatgaCACCTCCTACTGCTGTTGAATCATCAATTAACTTTGGTGGTCACCCAACTATTAAATCTACTGCTGAACCAGTTGTGAAGCAATTATCGTTAGCTGATGATACTGTTATCCGTCACAACGCACCACCACCAACTTTATATGAAGATGGTTTATTGGAAAAAGGTACAGTTATTTCATCCACAGGTGCTTTAATGGCCTACTCTGGTAAGAAGACCGGTAGATCACCAAAGGATAAGAGaattgttgatgaagaaaccTCTAcacaaaatatttggtggGGTCCCGTCAACAAGCAAGTTGACGAATTAACCTGGAAAATTTCCAGATCCAGAGCTTTGGACTACTTGAGAACCAGAGAAAAGTTGTTCGTTGTTGATGCATACGCTGGTTGGGATCCAAGATACAGACTCAAGATTAGAGTTATCTGTGCTAGAGCTTACCACGCTTTATTCATGACCAACATGTTGATCAGACCaactgaagaagaattaaagaacTTTGGTGAACCAGATTTCACTATTTACAATGCTGGTCAATTCCCAGCTAACGTTCACACCAAGGGTATGACCTCTTCTACTTCTGTTGAAATCAACTTCAAGGATATGGAAATGGTTATCTTAGGTACTGAGTATGCTGGTGAAATGAAGAAGGGTATTTTCACTGTTATGTTCTACTTGATGCCAATAAAGCACAAGATCTTAACTTTGCATTCTTCCGCTAACCAAGGTGAACAAAAGGGTGATGTTACATTATTCTTTGGTTTATCTGGTACCGGTAAGACCACTTTATCTGCTGATCCAAACAGAAAGTTGATTGGTGATGATGAACATTGTTGGTCTGACAACGGTGTCTTCAACATTGAAGGCGGTTGTTACGCTAAGTGTTTAGATTTATCAGCTGAAAAAGAACCAGAAATTTTCAACTCTATCAAGTTCGGTGCTATCTTAGAAAACGTTGTCTACGACCAAAACTCTAAGGTAGTTGACTACGCCGACTCGACTATCACAGAAAACACAAGATGTGCATACccaattgatttcattcCATCTGCTAAGATTCCATGTTTAGCTGATGAACATCCAACAAACATTGTTTTGTTAACTTGTGATGCATCTGGTGTCTTACCACCAGTCTCTAAATTGACTAACGCTCAAGTTATGTATCATTTCATCAGTGGTTACACTTCTAAGATGGCTGGTACCGAAGAAGGTGTTACTGAACCACAAGCTACTTTCTCTGCATGTTTCGGTCAACCATTCTTAGTCTTGCATCCAATGAAATACGCTCAACAATTATCTGACAAGATCAGTAAGCACAACGCCAACGCTTGGTTATTGAATACCGGTTGGGTTGGTGCTTCTGCTGCTCAAGGTGGTAATAGATGTTCTTTGAAATACACCAGAGCTATCTTGGATGCTATCCACTCTGGTGAATTAAGTAAGGTTGAGTTCGAGAACTTCCCAACTTTCAATTTGAATGTTCCAAAGTCTTGTCCAAATGTTCCATCTGAAATCTTGAACCCAACTAAGGCTTGGACCGAAGGTGACGCCTCATTCCAAAAGGAAATCAAGTCCTTAGCTGGTAAGTTCGCCGAAAACTTTACCAAGTATGCTGATCAAGCTACCACTGAAGTCAAGGCTGCTGGTCCTGATGCTTAAGTCTTcaatcattaatttatttacataatttatttatatcgtgtttaatttaaatcaaGGATTTTCCGTTATTATCACACAGTCTGTAATGATTATTTGTTGAGACTAATATAGGGTTAAAAGTTTCCTTCATTTTAAACTGCTGAAGGATTAATGCCCCAAATAACATACTTCCGAATCATATTAATATCACGTGATGATATACTTTTTTTCTATTGTACGGCTCGGATCAATAAAATCGTACtatgatttaaatataaaagtTGAAGTATATCTTTAATCCTGCTGAAATTCTACatgaatgaagaaaatacgGGGACTACATATCTGAATATGTCATCAGATACATTTCATGAATTCGGAGTTCTTTTTGATCGTATACAACCATATTTAACCAGCCTTTGGGCTATTTGTATAGGAGCATACATATTGTTCAGCATATCAACACGAATTAATGATCgtattttgatgaaaaagcTTGGTGCGAAACCAATGCAGATGAATGCCCCCAATTCATTCTGGGGAATACCTTTAATGTTTAGACTCTTGAAGGCCAAAAGAGAAGGAACCATGGTAGATGTGACAAAGGAAAGATACAAAGAACTCGGGGTCGATACGTTTAACGTGAATATAGCAGGGACGCATGCTGTAGTTACGCGGGATCCAGAGAATATCAAAGCGATTTTGGCTACGcaattcaatgattttgCTTTGGGGAAAAGACATACTCATTTCAAACCTTTATTAGGAGATGGTATTTTCACATTAGACGGAGCAGGATGGAAGCACTCACGGACGATGTTGAGACCGCAGTTTGCTCGGGAGAAAGTTGCGCATGTAAAAGCGTTAGAGCCTCACTTACAGACACTTGCTAAACACATCATAAATTCTAAGGGAGAAAGATTCGATATCCAGCCGTTATTTTTTAGATTAACCATTGACAGTGCTACGGAATTTTTGTTTGGTGAATCGGTGGAAAACTTACATGATGAGAGCGTTGGGCTTACTAGAGATCCTGTTGACTTTGACGGTAAATCTGGATTTGCCGATGCGTTTAATACCTCTCAAACGTGGTTAGCCTCCAGGGCGGTGACtcagaatttatattttcttgtgGACGGTAGGAGCTTCAGGAGTTCGAATGCTAAGGTTCATAAGTTCGCTGACTACTACGTCCGGAAAGCTTTAGAAGCTTCTTCagaagatttagaaaaagCATCGAGAGATGgatatattttcttgtatGAATTAGTCAAACAAACTAGAGATCCAGTTATTTTAAGGGACCAATTATTGAACATATTGTTAGCAGGAAGAGATACTACAGCCGGTTTATTGTCATTCacattttttgaattagCACGCAACCAGGACGTCTATGACAAATTAAAAGAGGAAATATATGAAAAGTTCGGAGAGGGAGAAGATTCCAGAGTTGATGAAATTACATTTGAATCGTTGAAGAAATGTGAATTCTTAAAATGCGTcttgaatgaaattttgaGGATGTATCCGTCAGTTCCCCAAAATTTCAGATTCGCCATTAGGAACACCACTTTACCGAAAGGAGGTGGCCCAGATGGAAAATCACcaatttttgtttcaaaGGGCAAAAATCTCTTTTATTCCATGTATTCTGCACACCGAAACCCAAAATATTATGGAAAGGATGCAGAAGAATTCAGACCTTCGAGATGGTTAGAACCAGAGATAAGAAAAGTGGGTTGGGCATTCTTACCATTTAACGGTGGCCCAAGAATTTGCTTAGGCCAGCAGTTCGCATTAACAGGAGCTTCTTATATTGTTGTTAGGTTAATACAAATGTTCCCTAACTTGAGTAGTTTCTGTGAAGAATATCCTCCAAGAAAGAATACCCAACTAACTATGAGTCATCAAAATGGTGTTTACATCGGCATGTTCTAATTAGAATGCTTCTATCAGTCCGAAGCTAAAACTGATTAGCTAACATCGAGGAACGcttcaaaaaatgaataGAAGTTTAATGCAGGACTCACTTCTGAAATGgcatattttttatttgatgattttctCCGCGCAGCAGGGGTCTTGAGGTCCAATTTTAAATAGACATGTGAAGTCATTTCAATCTCCATTATATACTAGAATTAGAGAGAGTAAACATTCTGTTGGCTCCGATATTTGCCTCGATTTTTTTTGTTGGACACTTATTGTAATTGCTATTGATTGCCGAACAAAGCGCATTAAGTCCGTCTAAATATAACCGAAGAAACTCCTTTTACTCGAGTCAAATACATgcaatttataatatttatatagCGAGGGTGgcattgaaatatattaataagaaaaatgaaCCAAATAAGGTATCAAGAAGTagaaagaataatttttgaatatgtCATCAAGTGCTCATGAGTTGTTTAGATCTATTGAACCATATCTAACCAATTGGTGGATTATCTGTATAGGAACATACGTGTTGTTCAGCATATTAACATGGATCAATGAACgtattttgatgaaaaagcTTGGTGCCAAACCAATACAATTCATTGCTCCTGATCCATTTTGGGGCATTCCATTAATGTTCAGACTTTTGAGGAAGAAAAAGGATGGAACCATGGTAGATATGACAAAGGAAAGATTCGAAGAATTCGGAATCGAGACTTTTAGTTTTCGAGTAGGTGGAACTCCTGTTATAACGACAAAGGACCCAGAGAATATTAAAGCGATGTTGGCTACTCAATTCAACGATTTTGCGTTGGGGAAAAGACACACTTATTTTAAACCGTTATTGGGAGATGGTATTTTCACATTAGATGGAGCAGGATGGAAGCACTCACGGGCGATGTTGAGACCACAATTTTCTCGGGAGCAAGTTGCGCATGTAAGAGCGTTAGAACCTCACTTGCAGACGCTTGCTAAA harbors:
- a CDS encoding DEHA2E18568p (similar to uniprot|P10963 Saccharomyces cerevisiae YKR097W PCK1 Phosphoenolpyruvate carboxykinase key enzyme in gluconeogenesis catalyzes early reaction in carbohydrate biosynthesis glucose represses transcription and accelerates mRNA degradation regulated by Mcm1p and Cat8p located in the cytosol), encoding MTPPTAVESSINFGGHPTIKSTAEPVVKQLSLADDTVIRHNAPPPTLYEDGLLEKGTVISSTGALMAYSGKKTGRSPKDKRIVDEETSTQNIWWGPVNKQVDELTWKISRSRALDYLRTREKLFVVDAYAGWDPRYRLKIRVICARAYHALFMTNMLIRPTEEELKNFGEPDFTIYNAGQFPANVHTKGMTSSTSVEINFKDMEMVILGTEYAGEMKKGIFTVMFYLMPIKHKILTLHSSANQGEQKGDVTLFFGLSGTGKTTLSADPNRKLIGDDEHCWSDNGVFNIEGGCYAKCLDLSAEKEPEIFNSIKFGAILENVVYDQNSKVVDYADSTITENTRCAYPIDFIPSAKIPCLADEHPTNIVLLTCDASGVLPPVSKLTNAQVMYHFISGYTSKMAGTEEGVTEPQATFSACFGQPFLVLHPMKYAQQLSDKISKHNANAWLLNTGWVGASAAQGGNRCSLKYTRAILDAIHSGELSKVEFENFPTFNLNVPKSCPNVPSEILNPTKAWTEGDASFQKEIKSLAGKFAENFTKYADQATTEVKAAGPDA
- a CDS encoding DEHA2E18590p (highly similar to uniprot|Q9Y757 Debaryomyces hansenii CYP52A12 Cytochrome P450 52A12), with product MNEENTGTTYSNMSSDTFHEFGVLFDRIQPYLTSLWAICIGAYILFSISTRINDRILMKKLGAKPMQMNAPNSFWGIPLMFRLLKAKREGTMVDVTKERYKELGVDTFNVNIAGTHAVVTRDPENIKAILATQFNDFALGKRHTHFKPLLGDGIFTLDGAGWKHSRTMLRPQFAREKVAHVKALEPHLQTLAKHIINSKGERFDIQPLFFRLTIDSATEFLFGESVENLHDESVGLTRDPVDFDGKSGFADAFNTSQTWLASRAVTQNLYFLVDGRSFRSSNAKVHKFADYYVRKALEASSEDLEKASRDGYIFLYELVKQTRDPVILRDQLLNILLAGRDTTAGLLSFTFFELARNQDVYDKLKEEIYEKFGEGEDSRVDEITFESLKKCEFLKCVLNEILRMYPSVPQNFRFAIRNTTLPKGGGPDGKSPIFVSKGKNLFYSMYSAHRNPKYYGKDAEEFRPSRWLEPEIRKVGWAFLPFNGGPRICLGQQFALTGASYIVVRLIQMFPNLSSFCEEYPPRKNTQLTMSHQNGVYIGMF